One genomic region from Xenopus laevis strain J_2021 chromosome 2L, Xenopus_laevis_v10.1, whole genome shotgun sequence encodes:
- the or51g2.L gene encoding olfactory receptor 51G2 has translation MAAPANMSWTFILSGIPELGDHQQWFAPLLCVLYATAFFGNCTILFLIRMERGLHQPMFMLLAMLAMTDVGVSLTTLPTMLSIFCFNYNEIYSELCLTQMYFLHTFAAMESGVLVAMAVDRLIAICDPLRYASILTSSATGWMGLVIVIRGVCVVFPIPFLTRRFPFCKSRVLSHSYCLHQDVIRLACADTTINSVYGLLAVLMTKGVDSMFILISYGLILQAVLKMKANDARLKAFSTCVAHMCAVLLFYIPLIGLSVLHRVGTHVSHLLAIIMADVYLLLPPVINPVIYSVNTKQIRQKMVQLFRKRRVEVQANGIAVIKV, from the coding sequence atggcagctcccgccAACATGTCCTGGACCTTCATCCTGAGTGGAATTCCAGAACTGGGAGATCACCAGCAATGGTTTGCCCCTCTGCTCTGCGTTCTTTATGCCACTGCTTTTTTTGGGAACTGCACTATCCTCTTCCTCATTAGAATGGAGCGAGGCCTCCACCAGCCAATGTTCATGCTGCTCGCCATGCTGGCCATGACTGACGTTGGGGTGTCACtgactacattacccacaatgctcaGCATCTTTTGCTTCAACTACAATGAGATCTACAGCGAGCTCTGCCTCACCCAGATGTATTTCCTGCACACATTTGCCGCCATGGAGTCGGGGGTGCTGGTGGCGATGGCGGTGGATCGGCTCATTGCTATCTGTGACCCATTGAGGTACGCCTCTATCCTTACCAGCTCAGCCACTGGCTGGATGGGGCTGGTGATAGTGATACGGGGGGTGTGCGTGGTCTTCCCTATCCCCTTCCTCACCAGGCGCTTTCCATTTTGCAAGAGTCGGGTGCTGTCCCACTCATACTGCCTGCACCAGGACGTCATACGCTTGGCATGTGCTGATACCACAATCAATAGTGTCTATGGGCTGTTGGCCGTGCTCATGACTAAGGGTGTGGACTCCATGTTCATCCTGATCTCCTACGGACTGATTCTCCAGGCTGTGCTCAAGATGAAAGCCAACGACGCTCGGCTAAAAGCCTTCAGCACCTGTGTGGCCCATATGTGCGCCGTCTTGCTCTTCTACATCCCCCTCATAGGCCTGTCAGTCCTGCACAGGGTGGGCACCCATGTCTCCCATCTCCTTGCTATCATCATGGCTGATGTCTATCTCCTCCTGCCCCCCGTCATCAACCCTGTGATTTACAGCGTCAACACCAAGCAAATCCGCCAGAAGATGGTTCAGCTCTTTAGAAAAAGGAGGGTTGAGGTCCAAGCCAATGGGATTGCAGTAATTAAAGTATGA